The genomic window GATAAGAAAACGTGATCTTGTAGATCCCATTCTAATCCGTGATATCTATGAGGCCAGTGAATATGAGCCATCCATtattccaagaaatagaagaCCAGACTTAGTTTATTTCCTCTAGAGTACAGGATGAAACAGGTGcacatggaacagaattcaaCTATTCCCTTAAGTGAGTCTCTAGGGCAGAGCCCATTGAAACAAATGTCCTTCGTGCTACAAAAACAACTTGGAAATGGAGACTCAGGCAGGCAGTGGTAGAAATGGGAAAACATATATACTTAGTGGAAAAAAAGTTcaataataaaactaataataaatcAAAGGCTCACATAAGTAGAATTATAACACCCCAAAATGCAAAGAAACAATTGCCTCTACCCCCCTTACGTGTCTCCTCAATGTCTATCCTTGCTTCTTAGTAtcatctcttcttttaaaatttcttttcattttacttcttaATTAATAATTTTCCTTGACTTTGTGTAAATGGATGAGAGGTGACCCTTAGGTTATGGATAACTATAGCAGAGCTGAATAATGCATATCACAAAAGTCAGGTGAGAGGAAGATACTTTGCAAATAACtgcctgctctgccctcctcacTTCAGTTCATTTGAGAGGGATCACCTCTTTTTTAACTACAGCCATGAAATGACACCTGCAGCAGGTCTCATTTCCAGTGGCAGGTCAATGCTATTTTATGACCACATTTGAGGATAAATTAAGTTCAATCTTGGAAGTTGAATTATGTTGGATGATATTTGTATGCCTTTTAACtattctttttacaaaaaaaataaagcaaaaatgaaaaataaaagaataaaaggaaaaatactataATTCTACCTAAGTAGTATGATTTGAGGGGTGCTCGGGAGACCCTACTTCCTTCCCCTCAGATGATGTAGTGGTGTCTGTAGCACCAAcagttattcattttattaatttgatgCACTTTTTCCCTGGGATGGGTGACATTTTAGACACATTTTTGCTGGGGGTCCTCTAAAATGGTGAAAAAAACCAGTAAAATAGGAGCTAAAAAGCATGGACTCTTGTCCGGACCCTGTCACTTACTCGTTGGGATCTCAGGCATTTAACCTCTTTGAGTCTTAATCTCCCCATATACGAAATGGAGGCAATAATCCTTGCTATGGTTCCACTATAAAGTAAATAAGAAACCCCCCAAAATGCTGCATGTTAGACATAAAGATTAACTTGTTCCAAACTAATCCCTTTCAAGCTGCCCTCCCTAAAAGGAAGTTGCCTCCTGTGGAGCAACATGGAATGAAGCAGCAATTGCCCACTGCTTAAGACACCTGCTTTCTCCCTCACAAGGCTGATGTAAAGAATCCTGCTATTAGCTTATCATATCCCACAGCTGCAACTGCAGAGCTTGAACCACACCCCCCATCACAGTAGGAGAAGAGTTGGTGCCCTCTCTCCCCCAGCTGCAAACTCCGAGCCTAGAATAGGACTCGAGCCAAGTGTTCTTCATGTTGATATTACATCCCGGCCCTAATCACATTAGGGGAGGGGTGAATACTTCCCTAATCATGCAGCTAAACCTCACAGCTCAAAGATTGGGGCACCCTCTTGGAATATAATATCCTAGATTTCTCTGTGCCACTGTGGTTCTAATGAGCAAAAGGGGCCTTCACACCTATGTCTGATCCTGAGTCTATGAGTTTCCCCCAGTAAATGTTGCTCCAATAAAAATGGTGTGTGTGCCATCTGTTCATGTGCCCTTGTGCACATAACAtgggaaatgaaatttttaaaatcctcacAGATTTGGAGGGTTAAGtttatgcatgagtttatttaatttttttcccagagaaCTGGCATTGTTTGGAAAAGGTGAAGAGAGCAATCGAGCTCTGAGCTTCTAAaatgggaaaggaggaaaaagacaggTGAAACAGAGATGATAGAGCTGCATTTCAAAGTTCTTCTCGGTTAAACTTTGGCCTAGGTCAAGACTAAAATGCAGATaaacttttctctatttctttgtatTCAAAAGAATACCCAGGCTTTCTGCAGTGTTGAATaaaccacaaaatcaaagaatacCAGAGTCAAAAATGGTTGCATCAAAAAGCTGATTTCCATAAGGCTTCCTATTTTGAAATAGTATTTGTTGGTGCTTCTCAGTTATAGTCATTGGAGTACCTTCTGGTCCTCATTTTCGAGGAAATCCCACAGGGGAGCTAGGAGTGTGTGGGGGGCAGTGTAGGAAGGGATCTCCCAGGACGTTTCACAGAGTCAAAACTAAGTGGCCTTAACTACAGTGCAGACATCAGAAAAATTATCCTATCATTTAAGACCGTAATGTTATGCTTGCCAGAGAAGGCAgtccataaagaagaaaaatgagagctCTGGTGTGTTTGATGGGCAAAAAAATGGTCTTAAAAGGAAGCTTATTAGGGACTTTCCCTTCGCGTGATCTGAGAGGACTGAGGAGCACTCTCATATTCATTCacacgcatatacacacacatacacagacatacatacatacatgtactTTCCCATAACATGGCTGAAACGCCACaggaaaaaatttcttttgcattttgaaatCAGTTTAATTTATGAGATTAATAAAGGAGTATAATATCTAGCTTGATAATCCCTAAACAGTTTATATTAGTTTATATTTCTGTAGCATTTTATAATTAAttcattttgcatatattattttatgcaaTTCTTATGTAATCCTTGCTATGGAGGTATTATTATTCGTATTttatggagaaagtaaaatagtCTTAGGGGTTAAGTCCTTTCTAGAGGAAACACTCctcaggaagtggcagagccaagatctATAGTCACCAAAGCCTGTGCTCTGCCACACCAGTCACCCCGAACCCATGTTGAAATCACCTTTCAAAGCCTCCTCAGTATGATTCTGACAATATCAAAGTCTGAAGCCCAGTAGTACAGCATCCTACAGATAGAGAATAGATACTAAAAAGCCTGTAAAGGGTCACAATGTACCTATAATGTAACTTAGTTAAAGTCACTCTGTGATTATTTTCATATCTGGCTTCAAAGTCTCAGCTCTCTCCTCTACGGCACTTAGCTGATATTTCTGCTTTGTTCAACAAATCTGTCAATTCCAATTTTTTTAGAATTGAATTGCCCATGTCAACATTTATATCTCAATTTAGGCTTAGCCAAATACCTCTCCATATCGTTGAGACCAAAGTTTTCCAAAGTTGAGTGCAACCAGCAGCCCCATGaggatgagaaaaggaaatatctgaatttctatttttattttaattctaagaaAACTTTTTGCAAAATCTTTACCAAAACAGTCAATCAtggcttaacaacagggatacattttgagaaatgcatcattaggcaatttcattattgtgccaatgtcatagagtgtacttacacaaacctagatggtagagcccACGACACACCTGGGTTTTATGgtaataatcttatgggaccaccatcacatatgaggtctgtcattgactgaaatgttattaTGCAGCATACTACTGTATTTACTGTTTGTATTGATTGACAGTTTGTATTTAGTTTAAAAGTGAATAATCACATATAGAAAAGTATATTCAACACTGCATTGTTGGTGTGCCCAGTCAAAACTAGCAACCACTGGTCTAGACCCCCTCCTCTATGATCTGGAAAATGTGCTCACTCTCCTGGGGATGAATCAGGAGGCATAATTCCCATTGTATGTGTAATTTCTGCTGTAATCCTCACAGGATGGAAGGAAATGACCtcagaagccagaaatatttccCACGTTGTCAGTGAGTTCATCCTTTTGGGCTTCCCTTGCCGCTGGGAAATAcagatctttctcttttccatattctTTATGACTTACATCTTGACCCTCCTTGGAAACATGGCCATCGTGTGTGCCGTGCGCTGGGACCGCCgcctccacacccccatgtacatTCTGCTGGCCAACTTCTCCTTCCTGGAGATCTGCTATGTCAACTCCGATGTGCCCAACATGCTGGCCAACTTCCTCTCCCAGACCAAAACCATCTCTTTTACTCGGTGCCTGCTCCAGCTGTACTTCTTTTTCTCACTGGGCACAACCGAATgcttatttctctccatcatggcCTATGACCGGTTCCTGGCAATCTGCCGCCCCCTACACTACCCAGTCGTCATGACTGCTAAGTTTTGCAGCACCCTTGTCATCTTTTGCTGGGTGTATGGTTTTCTCTGGTTTCTGATCCCAGTGATACTTGTTACCCAGCTACCATTTTGTGGCCCAAATGTGATTGATGACTTTCTGTGTGACCTGGGTCCTCTGCTGGCCCTGGCTTCAGCCTGCATCCCAATCCCAGGGACTGTTCTTATATGTGGCACCATGAGCTCCCTCCTCATCTTTGCCACTTTTTTCTACATTATTGGTTCCTACACCCTGGTGCTGAGGGCTGTAATGCAGGTGCCCTCAGTTGCTGGCCGGAAGAAGGCAttctccacctgcacctcacatCTGGCTGTTGTGTTTCTATTCTATGGTTCTGTCATGATAACATATGTGAGACCAGGGTCAGGACAAGTAGAGGGCATGCAGAAGTTCACAACTCTGTTCTACTCAGTTTTGACCCCTTTCTTCAACCCCATGATTTACAGCCTCcggaataaagaaatgaaagatgccTTGAAGAAAGTTCTAGGAGGTTCCTAAAATTGATCTGTGATGTTAGTGAGTTATTCCCAGATGAGTTCAGACTGTGAGCTTCCTGTCAATGAAATAGCAAGTAGATGTGAACTTTTTGAAGAAGGCAGTTCAAAATCCTAAATGCCAGATCATCAATGAAGACTTTCCCCAGGCACAATTAATTGCTCTTCCATAGCACATTACTTGTACTTCTATTTaatatgtcattcattttttcttgtaTTAGAGTTAGCTGTTCACACATCTGTCTCCACATGCCTCTTCTCCCTTATTAGACTATGAATTTTTTTAAGAGCAGCGTTCTATGCTTTATTAATTTCTGTAATTCCAGAACACAACACAGTGCCTAGCAGAAAAAGGTCCATAATgtcaatttaaataaaacaaatatatttgttcatatttcttcattaaattctATCATTCTTCACAGCCAGAATAATATCTAAAGAGACTATGCAAACTCTGTAACAATCTGTATTTTATAAGTACTATggatgaaatgaaaagaatttttctAGAGAAATATGAGATCATCCTGACTGCTGGGACCAATCATTAAATCTAATCAATGGAAAAGTCTCACATACAAAAGTTAATGTTTAAGGAATtagctgcttccttcctttcaccCATCCCTTTGTCAAATAATGTAACTGCtctatttcattttctgcttACTACCCATGCTTCCACTCCTGCACATTTTACAATGTATTATACAGTTCTTACCACTGAAAATGCGGTTTTTGGATTGTCAGCTGGGTAACACGTAGGAGCTTTTTAGAAGGCAGAATCTCAGAGCCCACTCTCAGGGCTATTGAAGCAGAATCTACATTTTATCTTTAGTAGATTATTATGCACATTTAAATTGAACACTATTGATCTACAACAGA from Equus asinus isolate D_3611 breed Donkey chromosome 2, EquAss-T2T_v2, whole genome shotgun sequence includes these protein-coding regions:
- the LOC106833333 gene encoding olfactory receptor 11H6-like, with amino-acid sequence MRTLNSRNISHVVSEFILLGFPCRWEIQIFLFSIFFMTYILTLLGNMAIVCAVRWDRRLHTPMYILLANFSFLEICYVNSDVPNMLANFLSQTKTISFTRCLLQLYFFFSLGTTECLFLSIMAYDRFLAICRPLHYPVVMTAKFCSTLVIFCWVYGFLWFLIPVILVTQLPFCGPNVIDDFLCDLGPLLALASACIPIPGTVLICGTMSSLLIFATFFYIIGSYTLVLRAVMQVPSVAGRKKAFSTCTSHLAVVFLFYGSVMITYVRPGSGQVEGMQKFTTLFYSVLTPFFNPMIYSLRNKEMKDALKKVLGGS